From the genome of Lolium rigidum isolate FL_2022 unplaced genomic scaffold, APGP_CSIRO_Lrig_0.1 contig_28069_1, whole genome shotgun sequence:
ggaactcgatgagcgcgccttcctatgcgttaGTGAGGTCTGACGAAatattgaccgtcttcttcgggtcagagggatgcacctgcagcttctttgcttcctttgcgacgtcaaactcgtcggatctCGCGTTTCGATTATCGGCTGGTGGCTTCGTATGGTCTATGATAGCATCGACTGCATTAAGTTCTTCCCTAGCCCCAAActttgaggcgatcttctggaaatccctGTCACAGCTATCTGAACGAGAGAAGCTTCCATGTATGGTTATTgttgtcccgttgttgcctggcatcttcagtttcaggtACGCGTAGTGGGGTAccaccatgaatttggcaaacgcaggtctgccgaggatggcatggtactgagattcccattCGACTACTTAAAACTCAATTTTCTCCTTCATGAAGTTGCTAGGtgtgccaaaaactacatccagtgATATCTTGCCaagggaataagcgggtcgagtcggtatgatgccatggAATCCCGTGTCGGACtcccttagcatgtcgactgttaggcccattgctttcattgtgctgGCAAACAACAGATtcaggccgcttcctccatccatgaatactttgctcatgttgtatcctCCGATCTGCGCTTCAAGGACCAGCGCTGCGTGCCCAGGCCTtggaacggccttcgggtgatccgccttgctGAAAGATATGCTTTGttccgaccagtcgatgaattcgggtgtgtcgaccatgGAAACTTCCGCGTATTTTACTTCCCGTGAAAACTTCTTCACCTCTCTCTTCGAGaaactggttttatggatcatgctaacCTGTCCGCGAGTTTCTAGAAACACCTCGGTTGGCACGTACTTGTCTCCTCCTGCTCGTACGTATGGCTCTGGTATGTATGGTTCTGGCGGGTAACTGTAGGACCCCGCCCTTCTCTCCATCGTGTGGACTCTTGCTGCCGCTTCTGCCCTAAGAttgtcgcagaactgccgaatttcgaggaactgccgacaatttctGAGCAAATGACTGGATTTTTCAAAGCCATCCTTCGGATCGATGTAAGAGTGTAaataacacggtgcttcaagttgctccgtggccgataggCAAGGTGTGCAAAGGCGATTCCTGCTTGGTTGCGTGCTATGGCATCCTCGTTCATACTGTCGGGGGCGAGTCGcgattggctcttcttcttcacgaCGTGAGTCtcttcgtcttttcctttgctcctctgCAGCATCGAAGCTGCTTCGGCTACCCTCTCCTGCACTCCTGGATAGGACTGCAAAAGCTGCTGTTGGCGCGGTATCttctggaaccgaagttcttggGCTTGATGCGTGtgaactagggaggcgaagaaaccctctgGAATCAACGATGAAGTGAACACCGccgaaagtagtatccatgttgtCGCGTGATTCTGCGGAAATCGGACGCGCCACCTCGGTATgcggtacgaactcgaaggacccgcagccAACTGAATCTTACGGGCCTGACGGCGTTGGTGACTCTAGCACGAACGCTGCAGACGTGAccggtactgccgatgacctgccttgtgccgacaggcttcccacagacagcGTCAATtgttgagggtactcctcggcaatgccctccgattggggcttagggttgatggaatcctgtaggctgacacgagacatcggttaacaaacaagcggggagagtgatttactcaggttcggggccctcgatgaggtaaaacccttacgtcctgcctgtctgatcttaattataagaatatcgggttacaatgaggtgccgaaggtttcggctgtgatttcgtcgagaggctaagtgctacggcgacctagttctggacttatggtggctaaagttgctaagattgattgtgtccctcggcagcccctctcctggcctttatataggaggccaggtctcaagagatctgtccgggtacgactaggtttacaaaagacctagccctaaactttccttgttcggctcttcttcgtcttgtacttcaaggaatcttctccagcaccatcctagtggcccgccttgccttcgggtatcttcatgggccttcagttgGGCCACACAGGATATGGcaatatcggttacccgaagggcaatgcccacgtcaccggtactaccggccatgaGGCTCCAATGGCAGGATTTCCACCGGGAGTATAAaaagccccttcttccccaatggAGTCAACCCTTCAAGCACATCTCATGGAACTCCATTGCTAGAGCTTAACTCTTCTAGATCTCTCTACTCCCCCACTCAAACTTCACCATACTTGAGGATTTGGTAGAGTAGACATAGATCTATACTTCCACCAAAGGGATTTGTATTTCATCAacattcttagtggatctttgtgaggtgaccttgaagctactcttcgtgtaaagcttcgcggttacatcttgggagcctccaattcggttgtggatgtgtgccccaagctttgtgtaaaggtgccggttgcgacctcaaggcaaccgcttagtggagcgtgagctaggcctttgtgacgttgctcaccggagaatagggtaAGCCTTTGTggcaccacactcctccaaacgtagacgtacttacctttacaaggaaggaactacgagAATCATACCCTCGTGTCTCCGTGTACTCCACCTCGGTTACCTTTATCCTCTTACCACACTTTACTACTTATATCTTGTATTGTGTATTGTTGCTTTTATCTTATCatttaggtaaattcacataattGCATATCTAgaaaatttacctttgtgtcaagcctaaattgaaaaggaaTTAAAATTTGAGAtaacacctattcacccccctctaggtgtcatacgatcctttcaactctAGATCCTGGCACCTTTATAAGCTGGACCCGGAGAGCCTTAGAGGCACAactacaactcattgtaacaacgcgaaagcgcccagataatccaAACAAGCAACAGTAGGCCCTGCCTCCGAGCATCGTGTTCTGGAGCTAGGTAaaccgcgtaccaccgtcccaatAGCTCTCCGAGCATCGTGTTCTGGAGCTAGGTAaaccgcgtaccaccgtcccaatATCTCTCTGAGCATCGTGTTCTGGAGCTAGGTAaaccgcgtaccaccgtcccaatagctctccgccctatggcccccacttcttcccccctccgtgaggatccctcctccgggtatTGTTGAGTAGGCAACGACACCGCCATTGCAAAGGGTGTTGACCTCAGTACCTTCTACCACCCCTACAACATGAGCGGCAAAGTACATAAGAGGGTGAGGACGAACACCGCTCAAAGAGAGACTAGTTCCATTTCGAAAGTGAACTTAGGGATACATTGTCGTCTCCGCGTCCCCTCAGTTGTTCCTATATTTGAACTCTttatttatgcactttacttaGTGATAGCATTCGTGATTGAAGTTATATGTCTTGGTATCACGTAGTTGTTTGTCTTGATTAGTATAAATTTGTTTGTTCATATGTGAACACTAGTTAATATATGTTTTGGGCTAGATAAattaaatgctagttttattctGCATTTGTTCGCACCGTTTGGGgggcaccggtgcgagcccaatttcgctgccggcccccaaaatgctatcggaaCCGCTATCGGggacgccgctggagatgctctatgtTCCTGATTCAAGTTTTATGTCATACTCCTCCATCAGATGGGCATCTATGTTTCTACTCCATCCTTGTGCGGATTTTAGTATGCGTGCACAGTAACAACAATATAAAAACATGACACCATCAATAACAAAAGATGCATCTACACCAATTTTGAATCTCATCTCAATCATAATAAACAATAAATAAAAAAGGAGATCTTGACAATTGTTTTAAAACAATACGTACAACCAATCCTATCTTTAGATCTGCATATATAATTCGTATGGATCACTCCTCCAAATCCTGGACCGTATAGCGTTTGCTCACGCAACGTGGCCAACTGGTGGCTTGTCAATCAATCATGCAACCACGCTACCTACCTGGCGTGAAGCAACAGGAAGATAAAATTTGAACCAACGAACGTTTCTTCGTTCACAAGTTGATCCGCTCATTTACAAACGGGCTCCCATGTTCCCCAGAATATCCGTCCACGCCCCTCGCAGATGCCATCCGATATTTGGAGGTCCGAAATCCCGAGACTGCCCCCTGAAGCGACCCGTCCTTTTAGGTCGTCTCCTCCACGGATTGATTCCCCACACGTCTTTCCCGCTTCCACCGCAGCCCCACAACCCGCACCCGCAacccgcaccaccaccgccgaccgacgaaaccctaaccctagctcccCGCGCGCGCTCCCATGGCGGAGCGCCGAGGCTGAGCGCAGCCGCCCCCCCGATCGCGCGCGAGGATGGATTGAGAGGGCTTGAAGGCATGGGTCCGAACCCTAGCCTGGAGAAGATGGCCGGCCCCGGCGCGGGCGCGGGGTGGGCGCCGAGGGGACGCGTGGTGCGGATCCTCGTGCACGACGACGACGCCACcgactcctcctccagcgaggacgaggcgccgccgcggccgtCGCAGCCGCCGCCTGGGCGGGGCGAGGGGGAGAGGGGGCCGGGGCCGCGGAGGAAGAAGCGCCGCGTGATGGAGGCCACCACGGGGAAGAggggctcctcgtcctcctcctcctcctccgcctcctcctgggCCAGGCCCAAGGTCAGGTACTGCGGCGTGCGCCAGCGCCGCTGGGGCAAGTTCGCCGCCGAGATCCGCGACCCATACCAGGGCCGCCGCctctggctcggcaccttcgacaccgccgaggaggccgccgccgcataCGACGCCGCCAAGATCCGCATCCGCGCCGACGCCGCCAAAAACCGCGTCACCAAAATACGCGTCCACCACAACGGCATGCCCGCCgatttcatttccgccttccgcCCGCCGCCGCTTAAGCATGCCAAACCGCCCAtctcgccgctgccgccgccgcttgcGCCAGAGCCTGCCAAGTCGGCCATCTCGCCGCCGGCGCTTACGGCAGAGCCTGCGAAGCCGGCCAtatcaccaccgccgccgcctccaccagagCCACAGCCTGCCAAGCCGGCCATCTCGCCGCTGCGGCCTCCTCTACCAGCTAATTTGCCATTCGCCCTCCCGCTGAAGCTGAGGATGAAGTTTGCCCGTCCTCCAGAGTTTAAGGAGAAGGACTGGGATTGGTGCAATGCAGGGGAGGAGGTCAAGGAGGAATCCAGTACCTCTGCCgcagcggaggtcaaggaggaaggCGCAGGCGATGTAAAGGTGGAGGCCGCGAGCCGTGCCGCACCAGAGGTGAAGGTCGAGGCCGGCGCCTGCGAAGGCGAGGCGAAAGAGGGGGCCGACGGCACCTCTGCCAAGCCAATTTGGGCCATCATCACCGGCAAGCGCAAGAAGCGGTCGGGCTGCGGCACCCGCGTCGGCGCcctccacgcctcctccgtctgcgtCGAGGAAGTTGGCGGGACCTGAAGGTCCCATTATCCGTAATTACTACTATCGTTAGAGCTTTCCTCTTCTCTGCCTTAGCATCGTTAGAACTCCGTCGTACCCTGTAATTTCTGTCGGTCCGTGTTAAAAGCTTCTTGATGTGAAAACTTGTGACTGCTTGTCATATGATTGCCCGTGATTTAATGTATATACCACCCCTGTAGTATGATTGATATAGTCAGATGTGTAATGAAACTGATCTGCTACATTCCTGAATAAAATTCTTTTATCAGATACATATATGTTGCTATCGTCTTGTATATCAACACAGAAACATGGTTGGAAAGTCATTTCTAGAATGTTGGTAACAGTCAGATGTTTAATGAATCTGATCTGCTACATCCAGAATAAAAATTCTTTTATCAGATATATGTTGCTATCATCTTGTATCAACACGAAACATGGTTGGAAAGTCATTTCTAGAATGTTGGTAATAGTCAGATGTTTAATGAATCTGATCTGCTACATCCAGAATAAAAATTCTTTTATCAGATATATGTTGCTATCATCTTGTATCAACACGAACCATGGTTGGAAAGTCATTTGTAATTTAGAATCTGAGTTGGTCTCTTGTGAATTTATCTGCAAAACAAATGCGCCTCTGCCAATTATATCAAGCAGATTTTGTCCTATGTGTCCTTCCCAAGATTCACAGTTAATTTTCAGCTAGACCTTAGTAAGCTTTGTTAAATGTCAGTGTCAAATATTCGCATCGCCAGGATGTGATTTATGTTTCTTATTGAATGACTTGTTAGAATATTAACAACCTTTGTTAGTATGTCAATGTCTTCTCCTAGTATTAACATCGCCATGACATGATTTTATTTATTATTAAATGACTTGGTAGTGTATGAATCTTGGGTGACAATATGATGATATGATAGTAGTAGCCGCCGCTTCATCCAAATTTGCAGCTGAAGTTGGCAGCATCTTACAGTTTCAATCTGAGGTTGTATTATTAAGATCATGTGTTTGCTGTCTATCCAGATTAAAATTCTTTAATGAGGTATGTAGCTGTCATCTTGGATCAATATGAAACATGGTGCCAAACTATGGCAGTCATTTCTAATTCGGAATTTGAGACGGTCTTTGTGGATTGTTGGAAACTATGGCAGTCATCTGTACTTCAGAATTTGAAATTGTCTTTGTGAATGAGTTCTTCTGGAAAACGGAAGTGCTCAGTATAGTTAAAGATTGTGTCATCGCCGAAGGTTCACATTTGTTTTGAGTTGGTATTCTGTAAGCCTTGTTATATGCCAATGTCATATCCTAGTATTAACATCGCCATGCCATGATTATGTTTCTTATTAACTTGTTAGAATATGAACAACCGTTGTTGGTATATGTCGGTGTCATCTCCTAGTTTTAACATCACCATGAGATGATTACttttcttataaaatgacttgtgAGACTTGGAATGTGAATCTTGGTGACAGTATATGATGTAATGATAGCAGTAGTTGCATTTCATTTAGTTCTTTTTGTTGAAGTTTGCAGCATCTTATAGTTTCAATCTGATTTTGTTTTCGTTTATTTTAAGTCCTGTTGTTTCTTGTCTATCTACATCAACAACTGCACAGCCTTTTCTTTTGTACTGCTGCATCTGGAATGATGCTCATTTTGACAGGAAATGTTTGGCATCTCTATGCAACAGTCTTTGAAGAACTTATGTCTAGATAATGCCACCAAACTAGCCTATTTCGCACCGTCGATTTGTGCTAGAGTTTTACATCTAGTTCTTGTGTGTTATCCACTTATCCTGAAGTCTCTTTATCAAGTGAGTGCAATTGAAGAACTGGTATTCTTATTCAGCCAAGAGAGGGAGCGATGGATCCAATTCTTCAGAGCTAGGCTTGTCATTGTAGCTGTCAGCTTGTCTTCCACTTCGAGTAGCTAACTATGCTCGTTATTCTATTCTGAGTGACTACACTGTTTTTATCACCTGTAAGTTTAATACTAGCACTGTACTTGTTTAGTTAGGACAGCATAGGAACCTGTAGACACATCTTAAAATACTGTAATACCGCATCCAGACCATTCACtggaaacaaggaatacatttttATAAATAATTTACCATTTGGTTATGTGTTCTTGAGAAGATGGTGACCGGGGCCAGAGGATTCCCAGTGTGCACCAACTTGCTCACAGAAAGGTTAGCTGATAACAACATGAGTTCTGGATACAACCATTCCAGTCAACTATTTGCTTGAATGCGACAGGTCATGGTCTTCCCTAGAACTGGTACTAGCAATGTCTCATGGTCTTCCCTAGAACTGGTAGTAGCTTGACAATGTCTAAGCTGAAGTTTCACCGATTCTCGCTTTAGACGAGTATGTTCAAGGTATAGCTCGCAGCTCAATACAGCGTTCTGGTGAAAAACGTCACAGTTTTTGTTTCTTGCTAATCGCTGTCATTCCCACACACAATCCAGCAGCATATCCCATCTCTGATGCCAAGCAGAGACAAACATGCTTGGAGCCAAAATTACCATGAACATAACCTACCACGGTCCATGAACAATGATGGCTTTCAGAGCTAGATTGCTACACTGTCAAATCAAATTTCTGTGGCTAAACCAAACATTATAAGGCACAAGTTGATGATCCTTGTACCCTTTTTCTATTCAATTATCCAGGGCCACAATATGTCCACTGCTCACCTTCATGATCACAAAATAGGTAAGCTGAGAACAAAATGGCTGGATACAACCATTCCCCCAAGTATATGTACGCAAATGGGACTGTCCGTCACAAAGTTCGCAGAGTTTTAGGCCAGCCTGGTAGTAACTAGTAACTTGACAAATGTTTGAGAATTTTTGAGCCGATTTTTCTCCAATCCTCATTTTCCAGTATCTTCTAAAAGCTCAATACATCATTCCCGTGGCAAACGTCTCACGGAATTCTCATTGTCACTATCACAGTATCACTCCTACACACACACAAGGCATCCAGAAGCATCCCACCTATGATGCCAGGCAGAGACGAACATGCCTGGACCCAAGTCACAACGAACAATGATGGCATTCAGAACTGGATTGCTACACTGTCAATTCGGCACGACCAAACCAACCACCATGAGGCACAAGCTGATGATCCTTATACCTCTTTTTATTGGATTATTATCCGCGACTCCATAATGTAGAAGGGATATAATAATATACAGGGAAAATCAAACACCTAGAAGGGGTGAAAGGAAAACAGGAAAGCTCACATACTCGGGCCTCTCTAGTCTGTCATGGAGATCCACCTACCATAGCACCACATACTAGGGTTAACAgtcaattaacaaataaagagaaTGTTCTAGACGACCTTACATCAACCAAAGCTGGATCAACCCAAGGACCCAGGACTACTGCCAATGTCCCAGCGATTTCCCTTAGTCAGTAGGAGAAACCACGACTCAAACCAGACTCGGCTAGCGAACACAGGTGTCGCTTCCTTCACGTGCACCCGCGGCAAATGTCCCCAAGACATGGCGTCCCATAGGGGGATAAGGCACCTGGACAATACCAGTAACGGTTGGGGGAGTTGGTTCCCTACTGGCCTGTTTTCGCACGTTTCATACCACCATTACTGAATGGGGATATGCTTCCTGGATGAGGGGATACACTTCCTGGATGAGGGCTGTCCTCACGCAGGGTTGAGTTAAGCATCGCCAGCTCCCTGAGCTGCTGCCTCTTGTAGAAATCCTGTGTCTCATCCTGCAGCAGAAATCAACATGGCTTTGTAAGTGAGGCATATCTGGGGTTTATTTAGAAATGAAAAAGTACTCCTGGAGAAGCAATAATCCATGATATAGATGTGCAATTGTACACATGCTCCAGATAATACACGAGAAATAAAAACGGACTCCCACAAAAAATATAGGGAATCAGTTGAGAGATCAGTAATGGTAATCCAAATTCAAGAAAAGAGATCTGCTAAGCGATTAGGACTAAGCGAAGCTGGAGGTAATATTTTTCCACATGATTTAAGCATTATTGATTGTTCTTTAAAAAAAACACTTCACAACATATTAAACCTTAACATGGCTAATTGATTTCTCCAGCAAGCAAATCCGTACATTGAAAGATTAATGGGATGCATGTTAATCACTTACCACTGGTTTTAGCAATTCCTCTATGATTTCCTGTGCATGTCTCAGTCTGGCATCAATAATACTGGCTGGGAACTCAGCCTCTATCAAGATATGTAGTTGTTCACTGAGATGCTCATAGCCTGGTTTTCCTCGTAGTTTGTCCTCCTATAAGAAATACGGAAGAAAATATGTAAAACTTAAGGTCTTACTTCTTAGCAACATAAGACAAACACAAGATCAGACCAAGCAATGGAAACTTCAGGTAAAGACAGCGTAACAGGAAGACAGATTTATGCGGGACAAAAGGAAAGTTGACTAAACAGGACATAATAGAAATATATTGCACTGCCGTAAAACCATAGTTATCATGTAGAAGAACTTTAGCTTGGAATTACCACATTATGGTAAAAAAAAAGGTGGggagtttaaggagaaagttaaaacACATAAGCCAATATGAAGGTCATGAACAGGCCGTGAGATCCCTATCACTGGAAGGCAATTCCAGTAGACTTTCTTAACTTACTATGCAATGTAATTTGCAGACTTCCAAGGAAATGTAAAATGTTAAAGCAACATAACAATGACTGCATAACTGAAGAAGCACTAGTAATTTAAATAGGGGcagatcaaacatagcaaaactttTGTTACCTTCCCTGGATCTTTGATTGAACCCTTTCCTCTGATGAAAACACGACAACCAGTAGATGCTTCAACCCGTTTGAGAGAATTACCTCTAGGTCCTAGAATGCGGCCCACAAAATTGAACTGTGGTAGAAGTGAAAACTATATCAGTAGAGATTGCGATGGATCAAGCATTATCATGTGTAAACTTAAAACTGCAAGTTAGAGGCAGCATACACTCGGATAAGAATCAACTGGGACCTCCAAGCGTAGAATCTTCTTTACGGCATGAGAGCTAGGGCTTGGTGGTGCTCCTTGCCAATCCATATTGTTTCCTTGAGGAAAACCTAATCTCTGTTGAATAATTCAAAATGACAGGCACAAATGGTTCAGTATTGTTTCACGAAATAAAATATTTGGAAGCATGTGCAACATAAATATGAGACAATATTTCTCACCAAAGAAACTCACAAAGTCACAATTATATATCATAGTATCATATTGCACATCCAAAAAGTTCATTTTAACTTATGTATCTACAAGGTCCATTGTAAAGATAATAACGACTAGAACTCTCAAAGCAAAAGCATGTTCTCTGGAGCATGAAAGTGCAAAAGAGTGATCTACTGGATTGCAAGCATATCTTGTTTCTTACtgaatgaataaatacatgcaaGATGTGCACCTCTTGGTGTAGTCCATTCCAGGGACTGAATCCGTTGCCAGagagattggatcttggatttggtGAAGACATTGGACTAGGACTTCTGAACCGATGCCTGTCAAAATCACTAAATCCAGGGTTGTGGGCAGAGTTTGATACCCGCATAATTTCTGCGTAGAATGAAAGCGAAGTGAGAATTTAGGTAAAAGAAAAGAATAAGTTGTTGATTATAGGTTGTTTTATACAATCAAGACAGAGACAATCATGCACTGGCCAAAGGCAGATATCAAAAAGCATATACACATTGG
Proteins encoded in this window:
- the LOC124680782 gene encoding ethylene-responsive transcription factor ABI4-like — encoded protein: MGPNPSLEKMAGPGAGAGWAPRGRVVRILVHDDDATDSSSSEDEAPPRPSQPPPGRGEGERGPGPRRKKRRVMEATTGKRGSSSSSSSSASSWARPKVRYCGVRQRRWGKFAAEIRDPYQGRRLWLGTFDTAEEAAAAYDAAKIRIRADAAKNRVTKIRVHHNGMPADFISAFRPPPLKHAKPPISPLPPPLAPEPAKSAISPPALTAEPAKPAISPPPPPPPEPQPAKPAISPLRPPLPANLPFALPLKLRMKFARPPEFKEKDWDWCNAGEEVKEESSTSAAAEVKEEGAGDVKVEAASRAAPEVKVEAGACEGEAKEGADGTSAKPIWAIITGKRKKRSGCGTRVGALHASSVCVEEVGGT
- the LOC124680783 gene encoding KH domain-containing protein SPIN1, whose product is MSGLYSQQGFSPARNLSPQIRSNPDVDSQYLAELLAEHQKLGPFTQVLPICSKLLSQEIMRVSNSAHNPGFSDFDRHRFRSPSPMSSPNPRSNLSGNGFSPWNGLHQERLGFPQGNNMDWQGAPPSPSSHAVKKILRLEVPVDSYPSFNFVGRILGPRGNSLKRVEASTGCRVFIRGKGSIKDPGKEDKLRGKPGYEHLSEQLHILIEAEFPASIIDARLRHAQEIIEELLKPVDETQDFYKRQQLRELAMLNSTLREDSPHPGSVSPHPGSISPFSNGGMKRAKTGQ